Proteins from one Apis cerana isolate GH-2021 linkage group LG11, AcerK_1.0, whole genome shotgun sequence genomic window:
- the LOC107995862 gene encoding serine/threonine-protein kinase mTOR isoform X2 encodes MSSILVQQFVQRLKSRNEEIRNKAARDLCLYVKTELREVSQEEITAFMDEFNHHIFEMVSGSDVNEKKGGILAIVCLIGADVGNINTRTIRFANYLRNLLPSNDVGVMELAAKTVGKLALVSGTYTAEYVEFEVKRAFEWLGGDRHEGKRHAAVLVLRELAVSMPTYFFQQVTPFFELIFNAIRDPKPVIREGAVEALRAALVVTAQRETAKQMHKSQWYKQCYDEIVTGFEEIYTRERGVNRDDRIHGSLLILNELLRCSNIQWEKNYEALMERLNCSTQQNENDILSLMPRLKTTIVSKWSNSSQNSTNSQQTLYPSHESAVCRCLMQERLDDIYNDVMNQRISRNPHIQHALMMLLPRLAAFNKEKFTKDHLRESLAYLLMTLRSREKDRYAAFTTIGFIAVAVEDSINPYLSKIMEMIKSLLPSKETSTKKRGASLEPAVFICITLLGHAVKQVIAADVRDLLESMLQTGLSPILTTSLRELAHSVPSLKPDISQGLLRMLSQVLMQKPLRHPGAPWTATSPISGPPTEVDIPSTVLALKTLGTFNFDGNPLLQFVRRCADHFLTSEQAEVRLEAVRTCSRLLRLALNQPGPTVTNTVSTVLGKLLVVGITDTDPDVRLWVLASLDDSFDIHLAQAENLSALFIAMNDEMFEIRELAIRTIGRLSTMNPAYVMPSLRKTLIQFLTELEHSGMGRNKEQAARMLDHLVVSAPRLIRPYMEPILKVLVPKLKEPESNPGVILAILRAIGDLAEVNGAEMQQWMPELLSILLEMLVDASSPEKRGVALWVLGQLVGSTGHVVKPYMQYPSLLDVLINFLKTEQQLIIRRETIRVLGLLGALDPYKHKMNLGQIDSQLDTLTSMADTKSEAENTQDLTTSEMLVNMSSSTLEEYYPAIAIATLMRIIRDPTLSQHHTMVVQAVTFIFKSLGIKCVPYISQVMPSFLNVVRTADVNFREYLFQQLAILIAIVKQHIRNYLDDIFNLIKEFWTVNSPLQSTLILLVEHIAVALGAEFKIYLPQLMPQILRVLTHDTSKDKSVTVKLLQALQKFGNNLDNYLHLVLPPIVKLFHATDCPITVNKVALETVDHLADTLDFTDFASRIVHPLVRTLDQCPELRNTAMDTLCALVIQLGKKYQIFILLVQKIMTKHKIVNSRYEVLIDKILTETTVADGEDYLLMRHRHSRNKNRDLSLTSSDTTTIKRLHVSASNLQKAWTATRRVSKDDWLEWLRSLSIGLLKESPSPALRSCWALAQTYSKLPRDLFNAAFVSCWTELDDTYKAELIQTLQQALMVPDLPEITQTILNLAEFMEHCDKGPLPLDNKILGERAMHCRAYAKALHYKEDEFHKSRNSNVFESLISINNKLQQKEAAEGLLEYVMNQNNQQDLKVQVRWYEKLHNWDKALQLYRERLESDSTDVESTLGEMRCLEALGEWGQLHDVATKQWSHQNDETKQRMARMAAAAAWGLNQWESMEKYVSLIPKDTQDGAFYRAVLAIHDEQYNIAHQLIDSARDLLDTELTAMAGESYQRAYNAMVEVQKLAELEEVIQFKLVPERRSTIKSMWWERLQGGQRIVEDWQKIIQVHTLVVSPQDDMYTWLKYASLCRKSGSLMLCHKTLVMLLGTDPSLTPDQALPTTHPQVTFAYCKHMWVANKREEAYNQLQRFVQMSLQPTTLSVVNQEDEKQQEIRKRLLARCYLKLGEWLEALQGINEHSIPAVLSYYAAATEHDPTWYKAWHAFAYTNFETVLFYKHQQGDSNTENIPGNGTHNNLSSSQYISQFTVPAVEGFFRSINLSHGNSLQDTLRLLTLWFDYGQWPEVYEAIVEGIRLIEINTWLQVIPQLIARIDTPRALVGRCIHHLLIDIGKTHPQALVYPLTVASKSASHARKTAANKILKNMCEHSPTLVQQAMMASDELIRVAILWHELWHEGLEEASRLYFGERNVRGMFDTLEPLHAMLERGPQTLKETSFNQAYGRDLMEAQEWCRRYKASRNVRDLNQAWDLYYHVFRRISRQLPQLTSLELQYVSPKLLLCRDLELAVPGSYSPGQPIVRIASIHSSMQVITSKQRPRKLCIKGSNGKDYMFLLKGHEDLRQDERVMQLFGLVNTLLLHDPDTFRRNLTIQRYAVIPLSTNSGLIGWVPHCDTLHTLIRDYREKKKILLNIEHKIMLRMAPGYDHLMLMQKVEVFEHALEHTYGDDLSRLLWLKSPSSEVWFDRRTNYTRSLAVMSMVGYILGLGDRHPSNLMLDRLSGKILHIDFGDCFEVAMTREKFPEKIPFRLTRMLINAMEVTGIEGTYRRTCESVMSVLHRNKDSLMAVLEAFVYDPLLNWRLMDNAALKGKRSDAQGMSASSNQEQSDALDSLTATLPKKGVPCSVENGGDTNQPEALNKKALAIITRVRDKLTGRDFSHEETLSVQRQVDLLIQQATNNENLCQCYIGWCPFW; translated from the exons atgtcAAGTATACTTGTACAACAATTTGTTCAAAGACTTAAATccagaaatgaagaaatacgTAACAAAGCAGCTAGAGATCTATGTCTCTATGTCAAAACAGAACTACGTGAAGTATCACAGGAAGAAATTACAGCTTTTATGGATGAATTTAATCatcatatatttgaaatggTATCTGGTTCagatgtaaatgaaaaaaaaggaggtaTCTTAGCTATAGTTTGCCTTATTGGAGCTGATGTTGGAAACATTAATACAAGAACTATAagatttgcaaattatttaagaaatttattacccTCTAACGATGTGGGTGTTATGGAATTAGCTGCTAAAACAGTTGGTAAACTAGCATTAGTTTCTGGTACTTATACAGCAGAATATGTAGAATTTGAAGTAAAGCGTGCCTTTGAATGGCTTGGTGGTGATAGACATGAAGGTAAAAGACATGCTGCTGTTCTTGTTTTAAGAGAACTTGCTGTTTCTATgccaacatatttttttcaacaagtgACACCATTTTTTGAACTCATATTTAATGCAATACGTGATCCAAAACCTGTGATAAGAGAAGGTGCTGTTGAAGCATTAAGAGCTGCTTTAGTTGTTACTGCACAGAGGGAAACAGCAAAACAAATGCACAAATCACAATGGTACAAACAATGCTATGATGAAATAGTAACAGGATTTGAGGAAATATATACTAGAGAAAGAGGAGTAAATAGAGATGATAGAATACATGGTTCactgttaatattaaatgaattactaAGATGTAGTAACATTCaatgggaaaaaaattatgaagctTTAATGGAACGATTGAATTGTTCTACTCAACAAAATGAGAATGACATATTGTCATTAATGCCTCGATTAAAAACAACAATAGTATCTAAATGGTCTAATTCTTCTCAAAATTCGACTAATTCTCAACAGACATTATATCCATCACATGAATCTGCAGTATGTCGTTGTTTAATGCAAGAACGAttagatgatatatataatgatgtaATGAATCAGAGAATATCTAGAAATCCACATATTCAACATGCTCTTATGATGTTATTACCAAGACTTGCagcatttaataaagaaaaatttacaaaagatCATTTGAGAGAATCACTAGCATATCTTCTAATGACTTTACGTAGTagagaaaaagatagatatGCTGCATTTACAACAATTGGATTTATAGCAGTTGCAGTAGAAGATTCAATAAATCcttatctttcaaaaattatggaaatgatCAAAAGTTTATTACCTTCTAAGGAAACATCTACTAAGAAACGTGGAGCATCTTTGGAGCCTGCAGTATTCATTTGTATAACTTTACTTGGACATGCAGTAAAACAAGTTATAGCTGCAGATGTGAGAGATTTGTTAGAATCTATGTTACAGACTGGATTAAGTCCTATTCTTACAACTTCTCTCAGAGAACTAGCTCATAGTGTTCCATCATTAAAACCTGATATATCTCAAGGACTTTTACGAATGTTATCTCAAGTTTTGATGCAGAAACCCTTAAGACATCCTGGTGCACCATGGACTGCAACTAGTCCTATATCTGGTCCTCCAACTGAAGTGGATATTCCATCTACAGTTTTAGCTTTGAAAACTTTAGgaacatttaattttgatgGCAATCCACTTTTGCAATTTGTAAGGCGATGTGCTGATCATTTTCTTACATCTGAACAAGCAGAAGTTCGATTGGAGGCTGTAAGAACATGTTCAAGATTATTACGATTAGCATTAAATCAACCTGGACCTACAGTGACTAATACTGTCTCTACTgttcttggaaaattattagttgTAGGTATAACAGATACAGATCCTGATGTAAGACTTTGGGTTTTAGCTTCTCTGGATGATTCATTTGATATTCATTTAGCACAAGCAGAAAATCTTTCCgcattatttattgcaatgaatgatgaaatgtttgaaataagGGAATTAGCAATTCGCACAATCGGACGATTAAGCACAATGAATCCAGCATATGTTATGCCTTCTTTACGTAAAAcacttatacaatttttaactgAATTAGAACATTCAGGTATGGGTCGTAACAAGGAACAAGCTGCACGAATGTTGGATCATTTAGTAGTCAGTGCACCTAGACTTATTCGACCATATATGGAACCTATTCTAAAAGTTCTTGTTCCAAAATTAAAGGAGCCTGAATCAAATCCTGGTGTAATTTTAGCTATATTACGCGCTATTGGTGATTTAGCAGAAGTTAATGGTGCTGAAATGCAACAATGGATGCCTGAACTTCTCTCTATATTGCTTGAAATGCTAGTCGACGCAAGCTCTCCAGAAAAAAGAGGAGTTGCTTTATGGGTTCTTGGACAATTAGTGGGAAGTACAGGACATGTTGTTAAGCCATATATGCAATATCCTTCATTACTAGatgtattgataaattttttaaaaacagaaCAACAACTAATTATTAGAAGAGAAACTATAAGAGTTCTTGGATTATTAGGTGCTTTAGATCCTTACAAACATAAAATGAATCTTGGTCAGATTGATTCTCAATTGGATACCCTTACTTCTATGGCTGATACTAAAAGTGAAGCTGAAAATACACAAGATTTAACTACTAGCGAAATGTTGGTCAACATGTCCTCTTCAACTTTAGAAGAATATTATCCAGCTATTGCTATTGCAACTCTTATGAGAATCATTCGTGATCCAACATTATCGCAACATCATACTATGGTAGTTCAAGCTGtaacttttatattcaaaagcTTAGGAATTAAATGTGTTCCATATATTTCTCAAGTGATGCCAAGTTTCCTTAATGTAGTTCGTACAGCAGATGTTAATTTTCGTGAATATCTATTTCAACAATTGGCTATTCTTATTGCCATTGTGAAACAgcatattagaaattatttggatgatatatttaatttaattaaagaattttggaCAGTGAATAGTCCATTACAGAGTACTCTGATACTTTTAGTTGAGCACATTGCTGTTGCATTGGGTGcagagtttaaaatttatttaccacAATTAATGCCACAAATATTAAGAGTTTTAACACATGACACAAGTAAAGATAAATCAGTCACAGTCAAACTTCTTCAAGCACttcaaaaatttggaaataatttggATAATTATCTTCATTTAGTTTTACCaccaattgtaaaattatttcatgctACTGATTGCCCAATAACTGTAAATAAAGTAGCGCTTGAAACTGTTGATCATCTAGCAGATACATTAGATTTTACAGATTTTGCATCCAGAATTGTGCATCCTTTAGTACGAACTCTAGATCAGTGTCCAGAATTACGAAATACAGCAATGGATACACTATGTGCATTAGTGATACaattaggaaaaaaatatcagatctttatcttattagtacaaaaaattatgacgaaacataaaattgttaattcacGTTATGaagttttaattgataaaattttgacaGAAACAACTGTTGCTGATGGTGAAGATTATCTATTAATGAGACATCGacattcaagaaataaaaatcgtgaCTTATCGTTAACATCATCTGACACAACTACGATTAAAAGATTACACGTGTCTGCTTCGAATCTTCAAAAAGCCTGGACTGCAACAAGAAGAGTTTCGAAGGATGATTGGTTGGAATGGCTAAGAAGTTTGTCGATTGGTTTGCTCAAAGAATCACCGTCACCAGCACTAAGATCATGTTGGGCTCTTGCACAGACCTATTCCAAATTACCtagagatttatttaatgcGGCTTTCGTTTCTTGTTGGACCGAATTGGACGATACTTATAAGGCGGAACTTATACAAACCTTACAACAAGCATTAATGGTTCCTGATCTTCCAGAGATAAcacaaacaatattaaatttagcaGAATTTATGGAACATTGTGACAAAGGACCATTACCTTtagacaataaaattttaggtgAAAGAGCAATGCATTGTAGAGCTTACGCAAAAGCGTTACATTATAAAGAAGATGAATTTCATAAGAGTAGGAATAGTAATGTTTTTGAATCTTTAATCTCTATTAATAACAAGCTTCAGCAAAAAGAAGCTGCAGAAGGTTTACTTGAATATGTTATGAATCAGAATAATCAGCAAGATCTAAAAGTGCAAGTTCGTTGGTATGAAAAACTACATAATTGGGATAAAgctttacaattatatagagAAAGACTGGAAAGCGATTCTACAGATGTAGAATCGACTTTAGGTGAAATGCGTTGCTTGGAAGCTCTTGGAGAATGGGGACAATTGCATGATGTTGCTACCAAACAATGGTCTCATCAAAATGATGAAACTAAACAGAGAATGGCTAGAATGGCAGCAGCTGCAGCATGGGGTTTAAATCAATGGGAAAGTATGGAAAAATATGTCTCTTTAATACCAAAGGATACTCAGGATGGTGCCTTTTATAGAGCTGTTTTAGCAATTCATGATGAACAATACAATATTGCCCATCAACTTATTGATAGTGCTAGAGATTTGCTAGATACAGAATTGACTGCTATGGCTGGAGAAAGCTATCAAAGAGCTTATAATGCTATGGTAGAAGTCCAAAAATTGGCAGAATTAGAGGAAgtgatacaatttaaattagtcCCAGAAAGAAGATCCACCATTAAGTCCATGTGGTGGGAAAGGCTTCAAGGTGGACAAAGAATAGTTGAAGATTGGCAAAAGATTATACAGGTTCATACATTAGTAGTTTCACCTCAAGATGATATGTATACGTGGTTAAAATATGCTAGTCTTTGCAGAAAAAGTGGTAGCTTAATGTTATGTCATAAAACATTAGTTATGTTACTTGGAACAGATCCTTCATTAACTCCTGACCAGGCATTACCAACCACTCATCCTCAAGTAACATTTGCTTATTGTAAACATATGTGGGTAGCAAATAAACGAGAAGAAGCATACAATCAACTGCAAAGATTTGTACAGATGTCTTTACAACCGACAACTTTATCAGTAGTCAATCAAGAAGATGAGAAGCAAcaggaaataagaaaaagattacTCGCCAGATGTTATTTAAAGCTTGGAGAATGGTTAGAAGCATTGCAAGGCATAAATGAACATTCTATACCAGCTGTGCTATCTTATTATGCTGCAGCTACAGAACATGATCCTACTTGGTACAAAGCATGGCATGCTTTCGCTTATACTAACTTTGaaacagttttattttataaacatcagCAAGGTGACTCAAATACTGAGAATATTCCAGGAAATGGGACTCATAATAATCTTTCTAGTTCACAGTATATATCTCAATTTACTGTACCAGCAGTTGAAGGATTTTTTAGATCTATTAATCTTTCTCATGGTAATTCTTTACAAGATACACTTCGTTTATTGACCTTATGGTTTGATTATGGTCAATGGCCAGAGGTATATGAAGCTATTGTCGAAGGTATCCGTTTAATTGAAATCAATACTTGGTTACAAGTAATTCCGCAACTTATAGCAAGAATAGACACACCCCGAGCTTTAGTTGGTCGATGCATACATCATCTTCTAATAGATATTGGAAAAACGCATCCACAAGCTTTGGTTTATCCTTTGACTGTAGCGTCGAAAAGCGCTAGTCATGCTAGAAAGACTGCcgctaataaaattcttaaaaatatgtgTGAACATAGTCCAACATTAGTACAACAAGCAATGATGGCTAGTGATGAATTAATTAGAGTTGCAATTCTCTGGCATGAATTATGGCATGAAGGATTAGAAGAAGCTAGCAGATTATATTTCGGCGAAAGAAATGTTCGAGGAATGTTTGATACATTGGAACCTTTACATGCAATGTTAGAAAGAGGTCCACAGACTTTGAAAGAAACGTCCTTTAATCAAGCTTATGGCAGAGATTTAATGGAAGCACAAGAATGGTGTCGCAGATATAAAGCTTCACGCAATGTTCGAGATTTGAATCAAGCTTgggatttatattatcatgtcTTTAGAAGAATATCTCGACAATTACCGCAGTTAACTAGTTTAGAACTTCAATATGTTAGTCCTAAATTACTTCTTTGTAGGGATTTAGAACTAGCTGTACCGGGAAGTTATAGTCCGGGACAGCCAATAGTTAGAATAGCAAGTATACATAGTTCCATGCAAGTAATAACCAGCAAACAGCGACCgcgaaaattatgtataaaag GTAGTAATGGTAAAGATTATATGTTCCTTTTGAAAGGACATGAAGATCTCAGACAGGATGAACGTGTAATGCAATTATTTGGTCTAGTCAATACTCTTTTATTACATGATCCAGATACATTTAGAAGAAATCTTACTATTCaa aggTATGCAGTAATTCCACTGTCCACAAATAGTGGTTTAATTGGTTGGGTACCGCATTGTGATACATTACATACACTTATCAGAgattatagagaaaaaaaaaaaatactattaaatatagaacataaaataatgttaaga atgGCCCCAGGTTATGATCATCTTATGCTTATGCAAAAAGTTGAAGTATTTGAACATGCTCTTGAGCATACATATGGTGATGATTTATCGCGGCTTCTTTGGTTAAAGTCACCATCAAGCGAAGTATGGTTTGATCGTAGAACAAATTATACACGTTCTCTCGCTGTAATGTCTATGGTGGGCTATATTCTTGGTCTTGGTGATCGACATCCATCTAATTTGATGTTGGATCGTTTAAGcggaaaaatattacatatcgaTTTCGGAGATTGTTTTGAAGTGGCCATGACTCGAGAGAAATTTCCTGAGAAAATTCCATTTCGATTAACAAGAATGTTAATCAATGCAATGGAAGTAACGGGAATCGAGGGCACATATAGAAGAACTTGTGAATCTGTAATGTCAGTGTTACATCGTAATAAGGATAGTTTAATGGCAGTATTAGAAGCATTTGTATACGATCCTCTATTAAATTGGCGATTAATGGACAATGCTGCGTTGAAAGGTAAAAGATCTGATGCTCAGGGAATGAGTGCTAGCAGCAATCAAGAGCAAAGCGATGCATTAGATTCTCTTACTGCCACATTACCAAAGAAAGGAGTACCATGTAGTGTTGAAAATGGAG gTGATACTAATCAACCAGAGGCATTAAACAAAAAAGCCCTTGCTATTATTACAAGAGTAAGGGATAAATTAACGGGACGTGATTTCTCTCATGAAGAAACATTGAGTGTTCAACGTCAAGTTGATCTTTTAATTCAACAAGCTACCAATAATGAGAATTTATGTCAATGTTATATTGGatg gtGTCCCTTTtggtaa